In the Ranitomeya imitator isolate aRanImi1 chromosome 2, aRanImi1.pri, whole genome shotgun sequence genome, tatttttttaatttacagatcgagggtcttcagtgtgtggattgagagtagaataaattaatacaacaacctttgtgattttttcaataaattaatttttaataatgtgtgtttttatttttaaccctttactagtattggattaataatggataggtgtcataattgacgcctctccattattaattaggcttaatgtcaccttacaatagcaaggtggcattaacccttcattaccccatatcccaccgctatacaggaatgggaagagagtggccaagtgccagaataggcgcatcttccagatgtgccttttctggggtggctgggggcagatatttttagtcagggggggagggggggggcaataaccgtggaccctctccaggctattaatatctgccctcagtcactggctttactactctggcggagaaaattgcacgggagcccacgccaattttttccgccatttaaccccttattttaaaaatttatttttaaaatttgcatatacacactactaacattagtagtgtggaatatgcaaaaaaaaaaaaggtgatatgagatggtttactgtatgtaaactaggtctcatatcatgtcgggtttaggaaggagaaagcaaaagcgggtaattgaattaccggcttttctctctaacagcgctgcgtattcctcgcaagtcacactgctggtccgtgtgtaatccgtatttttggggcttccatagactttcattgacgttttatttgcgcaatacggtgacaaacgcagcatgctgcgattttctacggccgtagaaagccgtataatactgatcagtttaatacggcagataggagcaggggcatagagaataattgtgccgtattttttgcgagttttaccgacgtagtttctgcgctcttacgtccgtaaaactcgcacctGTGACTCCGgccatagtggtaacatttctttgatattacttgcgtgtttttgtgaaaaaaaaaaacggaaatttcgcaattttccaactttgaatttttatacccttaaatcacagagatatgtcacacgaaatacttaataagtaacatttcccacatgtctactttacatcagcacaattttggaacccaaattttttttttgttagggagttataagggttaaaagttgaccagcaatttctcatttttacagcaccatttttttttagggaccacatctaatttgaagtcattttgaggggtctatataatagaaaatacccaagtgtgacaccattctaaaaaatgcacccctcaaggtgctcaaaaccacattcaagaagtttattaaaccttcaggtgtttcacaggaatttttggaatgtttaaaaaaaaagggggtctaaggggtaacttttctccttatggagagtgacataccagatctggcttatcaaggtaaggaggcttattcgtcgtgcaatgctcctctgggaaatataatatgcaaattgcctcttcagataaaaagaggacataaactctacagcgccacccgttggaagtagcgatcctacaagtcacaatcaaccctttaacgagtcgtgtagtatgactaaggccgggatcacacatgcgagaaacacgtccgtgtctcgcatgtgaaatccaagctctggcgccggcacttgggagcggagcgtgcagctccatgtgttcctatgaggctgcacgctccgctccacagtgacggcgccagagcttggatttcacatgcgagacacggacgtgtttctcgcatgtgtgattccagccttaggATAAAAGACAAATCAGCATCTCAATTCGCAGATACGGTATTTCGGGCTGTTTGGCCCTCGTCACTGTGaaccatgagaactaatttggctagtacttccaacaggtgacgctatagagtttaagtccataaaaaaattaacatttaactttttttcacaaaaaaattattttagctccaatttgttttattttaccaagggtaacaggagaaactggaccccaaagagttgttgtacaatttgtcctgagtacgctgataccccatatgtgggggtacaccactgtttaggcgcatggcagagctcggaagggaaggagcgccgtttgacttttcaatgcaaaattggaattgagataggacgccatgttgcgtttggagagccactgatgtgcctaaacattgaagccccccacaagtgacaccattttggaaagtagaccccctaaggaacttatctagatgtgtgggaagtactttgacccaccaaattcttcacataagtttataatgtagagctgtaaaaataaaaaaatcattttttcacaaaaatgatcttttcgccaatttttttattttcccaagggtaacagaagaaattggaccccaaaagttgtaaaatttgtcctgagtacgctgataccccatatgtgggggtaaaccactgtttgggcgcatggcagagcttggaagggaaggagcgccatttgacttttcaatgcaaaattgactgaaattgagataggatgccatgtcacgtttggagagccactgatgtgcctaaacattgaaacaccccccccccacaagtgacaccattttgaaaagaagaccccctaaggaacttatctagatgtgttgtgaaaactttgaacctccaagtgtttcactacagtttataacgcagagccgcgaaaataaaaattatttttttttccacaaaaattattttttagcccccagttttgtatttccccaaggataacaggagaaattggacaccaaaagttgttgtccaatttgtccttaatatgctgatacccaatatgttggggtaaacccctgtttgggcacacggcagagctcagaagggaaggagtgctgtgatggattggtctgcaggcgtcacattacgtttgcagagcccctgatgtacctaaacagtagaaaccccccacaagtgaccccatattggaaactagaccccccccaaggaacttatctagatgtgttgtgagaactttgaaccctcaagtgtttcactacagtttataacactgagccgtgaaaataaaaaatcttttttttttttccacaaaaatcattttttagcccccggttttgtattttcccaaggttacaggagaaattggaccccaaaagttgttgtccaatttgtcctgagtacgctgatacccaatatgttggggtaaacccctgtttgggcacacgggagagctcggaagggaaggagcactgttttactttttcaacacagaattggctggaattgagatcggaagccatgtcgcgtttggagagcccctgatgtgcctaaacagtggaaacccaattataactgaaaccctaacccaaacacacccctaatcccaaccataaccctaatctcaaccctaatcccaaccgtaaatgtaatccaaaccctaagtttagccccaaccctaacttcaaacctaactccaaccctaactttagccccaactctaaccctaactttagccccaaccctaaccggaaaactattttttgcaataaaaagcgtcttttagtgtatgatggctgccaatcataaaaatccgctaaaaaacctgctataaaagtaaatcaaacccccttcatcacccccttagttagggaaaaataataacatttaaaaaaaatgtattttcatttttgcgtctccacattttgcgaGCTATAGTTTTCCCataatttggtccacagagtcatgtgaggtcttgttttttgcgggacgagttgacgtttttattggtaccattttcgggcatgtgacattttttgattgctttttattccgatttttgtgtggtagaatgaacaaaaaccagctattcatgaatttctttttggggaggggcgtttataccggtccacatttggtaaaattgataaagcagttttattcttcgggtcaatacgattacagcgatacctcatttatatcatttttttatgctttggcgcttttgtacgataaaaactattttatataaaaaataattatttttgcatcgctttattctgaggactaacttttttattttttcgttgatgacgctgtatggcggctcgttttttgcgggacaagatgacgtttttagcggtaccatggttatttatatcagtctttttgatcgcgttattccactttttgtttggcggtatgataatagagcgttttttttgtgtttttttttacggtgttcactgaaggggttaactagcgggacagttttatagtgccggatgtcagctgtaataatcagctgacacccggcagcgatcggccgtgctccccccgtacgttcaatgggattaaggggttaaaggaatctgCCAGCAGGATTTCCCCCCAGACTATTTAtgtgcacatgtagctctttcaaagacaagtccagcaataccggtACATGGCCAGACCGTTCGTTTGTTACTGAGAAATCATgtgaataaggccgggatcacacacagcgagatacggcggagtctcgcaggttaaaaccaagctctggcactccagagcggagcgtgcagccgcatagcaatacatggagccgcacgctccgcttcggagtgctggtgccagagcttggttttaacctgcgagactcggccgtatctcgctgtagtgtgactccggcctaaggctgtAGATCTGACGCCTGTCACCCCAGTTTTATTCCCTGCTCAGCGTCATCTCCTCCTACTTATTTGACAGCCTCAATGCGGTGTGATTTCAGGTAAAGGAATCATCAGTCTTGCAGGAGGAGACGGCATTGGGacaagaatagagctggagtgacagaggcttcaaatctactacagtccttcagcctcatttacatatcaattcaagTGTTGACTTCTCAGCAATTGACTGACAATGTaccggtattgctggacttgtgtttgaaagagctacatgcacatgctGCCAAGTCATATTTTACCACACACTGAATGTCTTAAAAATAAAACCCCTAAAAACAATGCAGAATTTGCATTTATTTTACCACTTCATTCCCCACAATCCCCTTCCCATTGTAATTAGCATCAGTGATCCAAGAATCTCCTGCGGCACAGAAGAGATGAGCGATGTCAGCAGACTGTCATGTAAGGGGACTTTTGCCCTTCAGCAGGAATGTCGGTGCCCCACGATCCAGATGAAAACACAATTCATCCGGTGCCTGTTGTATAATAAAGGTGATTCTCCATAATCCAGTGCAGATTTCATGTCTAAAATCCACAGGAAAATCTATGGATTTTGCTTTAAATCCATATTCTAAAAAGATGGATATGTAAAAACTTTGCTGCAGGCCCTAAAATCGGTGCTCATCTTTCATGTTGTGTAAAGATTATCCGATGCTGATGGCAAGATCAGGCAGTCATGAAACCGCAAGTATGATTTGTATACTTCCGGCCACATCATCACTAGTCATGCATAGTCTtgcttgtttatatatatatatatatatatatatatatatatatatatatatatatatatctcagcttGCCCTGGTCTCTGCAGTGTGTTCTGAAGCTCCACAAAGGGAGCATGATGAAGTAATGTAATTGCCCCCGCTGAGCTCAGACACGCGGGGAGAATAGGAAGCCGACAGCTCCCTGTTCCATCATTGTTGTATCCTGTCTCACAGTTGggaatgtaagggtatgtgtccactatcaggatggccggcggtatcgtcggagcggcaaacccgctctgcagtaagccccgccccctttctgggacgcgatgatgccggatgtgttcatagcacacagccgggatcatcgctccccaccatagggccctgtgctatatcttgcggcgacgcagcgtcgccgcaagatatacggacatgctgcgatctgaaaagacgcgcagcatgtccggagtcgcagggccgccgcgtgcatgttaccacgcatagtggagacgggatttcattcaatcccctccactatgctgtaacatctggacgctgcgggtttgacgctgcgtctctatgcagcgtcaaacacgcatcgtttcctgcacgtggacacataccctaacactggCTAGTACCCCCCAACTAGTCATGCAGCCTGCGActattaggcttcttttacacttactggGTTTTTTGCAGCCCAtattgccgcaattttcacggtctgccgcaataacCGCAAAAAACTTGCAAATCGCCGTTTTttgggtttccaatactatggaaatagcattggaaaaaataaaacggcgttctgcaaaaccggaagtcacggtgcaccgcaaaaacaagcttccgtttttttttttttttcaatgggggccgtgtccgtaagccgtgaaaaagatcgagcaggctcgatcttttttcacggccgtaaatacggccctcacggccatacggcgcACTGTGAAATTATTGCggacccatagaaatctattggggccgcaaaagcGGGACACAAAACCATGgttagtgtaaaagaagccttagcagTGAGCCACTAGTCTCCACCCACCAGCTGAGAGACAACTGAAAAGTAGAAATAGAGCCTGCAGAGGTGAAAACGGGTGAAAAGTACAGCATACAAATCAAATAATAGCTAGAAATAAACAACGGATAGCGTACTCTGAGTAGATATATAAAATGACAGGTACAAGTGATATCTCACTCCTAATAGTAGCTTTATTAGTAGAAAGTAAACAAAAACCAGAATAGATACACAACACACAGATAAAAATCATGTATACCCCGTTCCCTTCTGAATATAATAGGTTCTGGTAGAATCCTGACCTATGAACGCTGCATGAGGTACATTATTAgtcaatattagtgatgagcgtgtgtgctcattactcgggtgttctctgagtatcttgggcgtgctcgtagattatgtttgtgtccccgcagctgcatgatttgggctgttagacaacctgaacacatgcagggattgcctgtttgttagggaattcccacttgtattcaggctgtctagcagccgcaaatcatacagctgcagggacacaaacataacCAACGAGCATGccaaaaatacttggagaacaccggagcatgcttggaaaacccgagtaacgagcacactcgctcatcactagtcaatatCAATACATTTCTTTTGTTTTGTACATGCAAACCAGTTAGGAAAAAGGAAGATTTGGATTCTGGAATGAGTGGTCTTTCAGCTTAAGAGCAGACGGACCTGCATTCTGACGTAAATTGGGAGCGCCCATAAATTACCAGGTTTGTGTGAACATAGCCAGTTGTCCCATCTACTTACAAAGGCAGCATgcaaggctctgttcacatcagtGTCATGGGGTATATTTAGAAGAGAGAAGTAAGAATATTAACCCTGTCAGTACAGATGTCAGTAACCCTGTCAGTACAGGAGATATTTCACGACAAGCTGCATTTACCTGCCTCACCGAACCTACGTCTCCTTACAGCATCATTCTAAAACCCATGTATCTGTGGTCATTAATCTCTGGCTTGGTCAGATCCAGTTTCTCTTCAgtccaaaagtcacaacattttgtaAAAGTTTATTGATGTTGCATCTTATGACTGTCAGATCACAGACAAAAAAACACTGAGTGATGAAGAGGGTAAAAAGGATCTTCTGTGTGCCAgaaaaatgtatatatacataATGCAGTACTAACATGCTGTCCAATTTCAAGACCAAATAAAAGTTATTTTGGAGTTAAATCATTATTTGAATTTATTGTGGAACTTGGTCTGTGTCATCGGTACATCAGCACTGCAAGCAAAACCTAGAAGCGTCCTCTGCATCATGTCACTCCACGGTAAGCTGGACGCTCTCACTCTGACTGTGCTGATCGTGTTTccgcgctgaaaaaaaaaaatacagtttccTTATTATTCACCAATTGACAGGCGCCAATTAGTTGAGAATGATAAGCACCACTTTGCACTATTGTTTACCAGGGATGGGGTGCGCGCTGGAGTATCCAGACCCCCTCAAACAATTGATTTCTGGAGGACTAGAGTCGGAATCCACAAGTCTAATAGCAGTAGCCTATCTTAAGAATAAGCCAgcaatttaataataataaataataatctttattttttatatagcgctaacatattccgcagcgctttacagtttgcacacattgtcatcactgtccccaatggggctcacaatctagaatccctatcagtatgtctttggagtgtgggaggaaaccggagtgcccggaggaaacccacgcaaacacggagagaacatacaaactctttgcagatgttgtcctgggtgggattagaacccaggaccccagcgctgcaaggctgcagtgctaaccactgcgcctagtgcccggaggaaacccacgcaaacacggagagaacatacaaactctttgcagatgttgtcctgggtgggattagaacccaggaccccagcgctgcaaggctgcagtgctaaccactgcgcctaaTGGGGTTGTCTAATACTCGGACAACTTCTTCTGAATCCCTTATATTTCCCTCCAGTAAAACAATAACACTTATTGTCACCTCCGATGCCGACACTGTCCCAGCGGTGCCAGCACTGACTTTCCCAGGGATCACTTGACattatgtcacgcaatccctgtggccaatcatTGCTGGGTTTACTCTCTTCCTTCGGATAAATtaagacatctggaggaagtgagacaGAAGCTTCATCTCTCACCTCCTTTGGATGGCAGTTATGTCCGAAAGAGGAGAGAGTGAAGCTAGAAATGATTTGCTGTAGGGATCGCGTGACTTtatccctgggagagccagtgccaacaccgCTGTGATGCCGCATGCACTGGAGAGGAGTATAacttttattattttactggggggggaAACATTGggatagtggataacccctttaaagtcctGAAAAACCTTTCCAATGTCAAAGCCAATTAAACCATTCTCTCTGCGCAGGACCATGTACTATGCAGAGAAAACCATCTCTGTGGCAAAGGTAAGAGGCAATCTCAGAAGAGGCTGCATTCCTCTGCCTCCAGGGCCCTGCAGGGGTCTCCGCCATATAGAGAAACTTTCTAACTTTACACATACATGTCCCTGTCATTTCTAATTTTACCTGATAAAATAGATATTCTTTGCAGCAAAAGAACATATTTGGACTAGAGATAACAAATAGTGAGAAACTTACCAATGTAATACATTTCCAGTTGCTGACGGAGGCGAATCTTCTTCATGTCATCGTAGAAATTGGGCTGGGCTGAAGCTTCCACTGTTGGTGGGACGGTGAAAATTCTCATGATCTTTCTTTTATTCCTGGAAGAAAACATCTTAGAACGTCACTTAGGTCCCAAGGCTGCAACTTCAGTCTGGGCATCCTCAGCGCCTGGCCAGGGGTCCCCTGAAGAACAGCCATCTTTACAGTATAGCAAATTACTGCTTTCTCAAATTACATCAGTCAACACATTTTGACCAAAATATTGGATTATATAATGCCTGACTTTACTCCAGGAATCTACAGGAGTAGGTTTCCTGGGAATGGTTCCCCCATGGGAATAGGGATGGAAATCACTGACTCAGAATATAATATGGCTCCATTCACTTTCATACTGGAGGCGAGCGGTGACAACGAGGTTACCTACAGAGACCCAAATCCCAGCCCTATATTACTTATTAATGATAATTATAGCTGGTGTATGTATCCTGAAATTCAGGGTCAGAACGGCTATACAATACTTTTTCCCACCTAGTTTGAATGACAGCTCCTCATTGTCCCTCCCCGccactgagatctcacactgctcagaagCAGCTGCTGTCAGGCAGGCAGGTCGGGTAGAGACTGGACACACTTATGAGCCCTGCTGCTCTATTGCTGGATTCCTAAAATGCTTATTTTAAATACCAGGATTCTACATTAATGTTTAAAtacattttcaaagtaagtacaccagtcttaGAAATCTGTTTAATAATGATGTATGGAGTTTGTACTGTTGAATCTAGAGATCTCCTTTAAAGCTTCCTGCAGGTATGAAAGAGAAAcattaaaacaacaaaaaaaaacttgtAAGAGAAACTCACTTTCTGGCATACATGAAAAGGCCAAAACTGACAAGAATCACTATCAAGTAGACATTGGTTGCTTCATTCCAGGCCTCGTGTACAGAATAGTCAATGGCCCCATCATCTGCCATTACCCCAAATCCTCGTGCCATGTCCTGTACGAGCGGCTTCTAATGTCGTAACTGCAATAAAGTGATTACTGAAGACAGACACATGCTGATAAAAATACAATCATCTGGCTGCGAAACACCGGGGAACTTACACTAACAAAATTAAAAAATCTGTCAGATAAAAGCAGAATGGGGCTGGGACACTGAAGCCCTGGGAATctgccaggtttttgctatgtgatcTGAGGACAGCAGGATAaaaaggctgaaacacagaattcagcaatgtgtcactgatCAGGCTGTGTGCTCttaacttacaatgaaggttttatcattaGAACATTATCATTGCCCAGAGCAGCTGCTTTGTACCAAGTGGTCCGACCACATCCCCTCCTCTGTTAAGCAGCCCaccgtcaatagacaatgtacacggaGAGCTGAGGTGTGCGTGGTGTTAGCTTTCTCAACTCTGCTACACACTACATCCAATTGTAGAACTGCTGCCTGTAGGAAGCAAaatgatacatctctggaatcaggggctctgcccctacattatgctgctctcagattccctttaaaggggctgTGCCATGATCTCTCTTCAGAAGCACAGGGCTGTCTTGCCTCCTGCTCAATGGGAGTCTACGCTCTCCTGACCGACTATCCTCCTCCTTTATCTGTCAGATTGGAGTCAGCTCATAAAATATAATCAACCGCTCCAATGAAACTGGTGGATTTGGAAGCTCTTTACCATGGGCAGTCAGTGCACCCTGCAACAAGGGGCACCTGCATACAGTCTGCCAAGGGACGCCTGTGGGGTGTCTTACTGTCAATAGCGCCCCCTTGTGCCCAGTGACTCTGGCTGACAAGGTAATTGGTAACACAGCAGACACCAGGCGATGACTGCCGGCTAACGTCCCACGATAATCTCCAAACATAGATAAAATCAGCACTATATAATAGCCAGGTGCCCGCGAACTCAGTGCGCATGTGCCAGCTGCAGCCATCCCTGCCACCTGACGTGCTCCTGTGGTCATGGCTACTGACACCATTATGATCTGTGACCTCTGACCTCCCTTCGGAGTCATAATGTGCAGCTACTATTATTCCTTGGACCTGATGTGGCAGATAACGGAGAACAGAGCAGGTTCTGAGGGTCACATGGCACGGATCAGGTACACAGCACCACCCGGATCTCTTCCCTGTATATAGGAGCCCTGTTGGGTGGCGGCAGGATACGGCAGCCCCATCACACCCACACCAGTGACGTCATACTGCATGTGAAAAGGCGCCAGAATCATGAGGAGCGCGGCCTCAGTACCTGCGCCGGACCTGCCGCAACTACCGCCTCCTACCTGCGCCACTCATCACCGGCGTCTAGTCCAGACCCGTCACGTGACTCACGTGACACCTCCAGCCCGCCCTCTCTCTGGTAAATGTCACGCTGCGATTGGTTATAGCTACGGGGACCCCGATTGGTCGGCTCGGGCTGCTTGTCCGAAAATGGTGCAGTTATCAGACAAAAAAAGCTGAGCGACGATGGTAACGGCTCCCATCGATGTGCATTAGCCACTCATCATGACTGGCTGACGTAAAGATAGTGGGAGTATGAAGTCGCTGCTCACTGTCCTCCTGCTCTGCTGTAATTGCCATGGAGTAGATGCCCTCTGCGTCATCCACATAGCGCGAGGAAATCTAGCGCCTGCGCAGAGAAATCACCGCCTCGTCCCCGTGCCTCGCCTACGCTCTTGCCTAAGTGCAGGCAGCAGAAGGCAGAGCCTAAATTATAGCGGTGCATGCGCACTTATGTTTCGGCTCTGCCTGCAGTAGGGCAGtgtaggcaggggtggattaaggctatgtgcacacgttgcggaaa is a window encoding:
- the SMIM19 gene encoding small integral membrane protein 19 — protein: MARGFGVMADDGAIDYSVHEAWNEATNVYLIVILVSFGLFMYARKNKRKIMRIFTVPPTVEASAQPNFYDDMKKIRLRQQLEMYYIARKHDQHSQSESVQLTVE